The following proteins come from a genomic window of Phycisphaeraceae bacterium:
- the flhF gene encoding flagellar biosynthesis protein FlhF — protein MNLKTFQAGSMAEVLALVKKHLGPHAVILHTRKYKRGGILGIGARQVVEVTAADRMEVKPRSATRGATPPAPKRREIEPSAGDLIRKTYHAAQAELQRRQPLRTDTATVAVAAAPSFANAAPAPVPSAVVKLAPTSDLTHEMRVVQRMVGRMVSQQRIRENKSGERSDLPEKLFDQYLTLLRQEVAEELAEEVVGKVQASLSSSQMDDAGAVRQAVLGAVAGFIPTDDDTVKVQKSTDGRPRTIALIGPTGVGKTTTIAKLAATFKLRQKLRVELITLDTYRIAAVEQLRTYANIIGVPLHVVVNADEMRQVMQKCRSADVVLIDTAGRSQRDDPRLEQLRTFIEAADPHEVHLVLSSTGALSVLMDAVERFSAIRTDRIIFTKLDEAVSFGVLLNVARKVNKRLSYVTTGQEVPHQIEPGRADRLAELVLGGGV, from the coding sequence GTGAACTTGAAAACATTTCAGGCTGGTTCGATGGCCGAAGTGTTGGCTCTGGTGAAGAAACACCTGGGCCCGCATGCGGTAATTCTGCACACGCGGAAATACAAACGCGGCGGCATCCTGGGCATCGGTGCCCGGCAGGTGGTTGAAGTGACCGCTGCCGATCGGATGGAAGTTAAACCGCGTTCGGCAACCCGCGGAGCCACACCACCAGCACCGAAAAGACGGGAGATCGAACCATCAGCCGGTGATTTAATCCGCAAGACCTATCACGCAGCACAGGCAGAACTTCAGCGACGCCAACCGTTACGGACAGATACCGCGACAGTTGCAGTAGCCGCAGCACCGAGTTTCGCCAATGCGGCACCCGCCCCGGTGCCCTCTGCGGTCGTCAAATTGGCCCCTACCAGCGACCTGACCCACGAGATGCGTGTTGTGCAGCGCATGGTTGGCCGAATGGTCAGCCAACAGCGAATTCGTGAAAACAAAAGCGGTGAACGCTCGGATCTTCCCGAAAAATTATTCGATCAATACCTGACGCTTTTGCGGCAGGAGGTCGCGGAAGAACTGGCTGAGGAAGTCGTGGGTAAGGTTCAGGCGTCGCTTTCGTCATCGCAGATGGATGATGCGGGGGCTGTGCGACAGGCGGTGCTCGGAGCGGTAGCGGGATTTATCCCGACCGATGACGATACGGTAAAAGTTCAGAAGTCCACCGATGGCAGGCCGCGCACGATCGCGCTGATCGGACCGACCGGCGTGGGCAAGACAACCACCATCGCCAAGCTCGCTGCGACTTTCAAGCTTCGTCAGAAGCTGCGCGTGGAGTTGATCACTCTCGATACCTACCGAATCGCAGCGGTCGAGCAGTTACGCACCTACGCAAACATCATCGGCGTACCGCTTCATGTCGTGGTCAACGCTGACGAGATGCGACAAGTCATGCAGAAATGCCGTAGCGCTGATGTGGTGCTCATCGACACAGCCGGCCGCAGCCAGCGTGATGACCCTCGGCTTGAACAACTCCGCACCTTTATCGAGGCGGCAGATCCCCATGAAGTCCACTTGGTGTTATCATCGACCGGAGCGCTGTCCGTGCTGATGGATGCGGTTGAGCGGTTCTCCGCGATCCGCACGGATCGGATAATTTTCACGAAACTTGACGAGGCGGTCAGCTTCGGGGTGCTGCTGAACGTCGCGAGGAAGGTAAACAAACGGCTGAGCTATGTGACCACGGGGCAGGAAGTTCCTCATCAGATCGAGCCTGGACGGGCTGATCGGCTGGCGGAACTGGTCCTCGGGGGAGGGGTCTGA
- a CDS encoding MinD/ParA family protein, translating into MILDQAQALRRWVMDSAKRRARIVAVTSGKGGVGKSNIAVNLAIRLTQMGRKIVVIDADLGTANTDVLCNITPHGTLAHVVAGRMTLADTMVEAPGGFNLIPGASGLAQMASLSDFERAKLVQQFEELQSDADMIIVDTGAGVSPNVLTFAVAADQLLVVTTPEPTSITDAYAVIKTVVRQRPDPDVRVLVNMVRDTVEGRAVYDRIGAVCKRFLDLSPKYAGHIVHDSRVAQAVRRRWPFVLDNPTSEASVCIGQLAHRMDRHASEPRGEGLLQRMAMWMAG; encoded by the coding sequence ATGATCCTTGATCAGGCTCAGGCGTTACGCAGGTGGGTGATGGACTCGGCCAAGCGCCGCGCCAGGATTGTCGCTGTCACCAGCGGCAAGGGGGGCGTGGGTAAAAGCAATATCGCCGTCAATCTCGCAATTCGACTGACGCAGATGGGGCGAAAAATCGTCGTCATCGACGCCGACTTGGGCACTGCCAACACCGATGTGCTATGCAATATCACTCCGCATGGCACGCTGGCACACGTGGTGGCGGGTCGGATGACGCTTGCTGACACGATGGTTGAAGCTCCCGGTGGTTTCAACCTGATTCCCGGTGCTTCGGGACTGGCGCAGATGGCATCCTTATCCGACTTTGAACGGGCCAAGCTGGTCCAGCAGTTCGAGGAATTACAAAGCGATGCGGACATGATCATCGTGGACACCGGCGCGGGTGTTAGTCCGAATGTCCTGACTTTCGCCGTCGCTGCCGATCAATTGCTGGTGGTCACGACACCGGAGCCGACATCGATTACCGACGCCTATGCGGTTATCAAAACCGTCGTGCGTCAGCGGCCTGATCCTGATGTCCGCGTGCTGGTGAACATGGTCAGAGACACGGTGGAGGGGCGAGCGGTTTACGACCGTATCGGTGCGGTATGCAAGCGATTTCTCGATCTTTCCCCGAAATATGCTGGCCACATTGTGCATGACTCACGGGTAGCTCAGGCCGTGCGCCGTCGCTGGCCGTTTGTGCTTGATAATCCCACCAGCGAGGCGAGTGTCTGCATCGGCCAACTTGCGCATCGTATGGATCGTCACGCCTCGGAGCCGCGAGGCGAGGGGTTACTGCAGCGGATGGCGATGTGGATGGCAGGGTGA